The following coding sequences are from one Triticum aestivum cultivar Chinese Spring chromosome 5A, IWGSC CS RefSeq v2.1, whole genome shotgun sequence window:
- the LOC123103794 gene encoding probable indole-3-pyruvate monooxygenase YUCCA11 — protein sequence MAHAAEGEKPREEEQEHEEEVIIVGAGPSGLAAAACLSLRGVRNLVLERDDCVGSLWRHRTYDRIRLHLAKQHSALPHAPHGPAAPTYLPRDDFVRYLDDYAARFGVRVRLRREVREARFDEARGAWLVEAVDHATGLVERYAARHLVAAAGENDEKVLPEVPGLDGFPGKVMHACEYRTGKGMEGKAVLVVGSGNSGMEIAYDLAEAGAATSIIVRSELHLVTKEIWNVAMTLYRYLPLWLIDRIVLFMCSVVFGDTSRYGLRRPAIGPFSMKIHTPAYPVVDVGTYAKIKTGEIQVLPAMKAVHGNVVEFADGKRHPFDAIVFATGYRSTTKKWLKSDDGLIGEDGMARRSFPEHWKGENGLYCAGMVRRGLYGSCEDAESIAEDISKKKKKPHQA from the exons ATGGCGCACGCGGCGGAGGGGGAGAAACCacgggaggaggagcaggagcacgAGGAGGAGGTGATCATCGTCGGGGCGGGCCCGTCGGGGCTGGCGGCCGCCGCGTGCCTGTCCCTGCGCGGGGTGCGGAACCTCGTCCTGGAGCGCGACGACTGCGTGGGGTCGCTGTGGCGGCACCGCACCTACGACCGCATCCGCCTCCACCTCGCCAAGCAGCACTCGGCGCTGCCGCACGCGCCGCACGGCCCCGCGGCGCCGACCTACCTCCCGCGCGACGACTTCGTGCGCTACCTCGACGACTACGCCGCCCGCTTCGGCGTCCGCGTGCGGCTCCGCCGCGAGGTCCGCGAGGCCCGCTTCGACGAGGCGCGGGGCGCGTGGCTCGTCGAGGCCGTCGACCACGCCACGGGGCTGGTGGAGCGCTACGCCGCGAGGCACCTGGTGGCCGCCGCCGGGGAGAACGACGAGAAGGTGCTGCCGGAGGTGCCGGGGCTGGACGGCTTCCCCGGGAAGGTGATGCACGCCTGCGAGTACCGGACGGGCAAGGGGATGGAGGGGAAGGCGGTGCTCGTCGTCGGGTCCGGCAACTCCGGCATGGAGATCGCCTACGACCTCGCCGAGGCCGGCGCCGCCACCTCCATCATCGTCCGCAGCGAG CTTCACCTTGTGACCAAGGAGATCTGGAACGTGGCGATGACGCTATACAGGTACCTGCCGCTGTGGCTGATCGACCGGATCGTGCTCTTCATGTGCAGCGTCGTGTTCGGGGACACCTCCCGCTACGGCCTCCGCCGGCCCGCCATTGGGCCCTTCTCCATGAAGATCCACACCCCAGCCTACCCTGTCGTCGACGTCGGCACCTACGCCAAGATCAAGACCGGCGAGATCCAG GTCCTGCCGGCGATGAAGGCTGTGCACGGGAACGTCGTGGAGTTCGCCGACGGCAAGCGGCACCCGTTCGATGCCATCGTCTTCGCCACCGGCTACCGGAGCACAACCAAGAAGTGGCTCAAG AGTGACGATGGGCTGATCGGCGAGGACGGGATGGCGCGGCGGAGCTTCCCGGAGCACTGGAAGGGGGAGAACGGCCTCTACTGCGCGGGGATGGTGAGGAGGGGCCTCTACGGGAGCTGCGAGGACGCCGAGTCCATAGCCGAGGACatcagcaagaagaagaagaagccacacCAAGCCTGA